From a region of the Helianthus annuus cultivar XRQ/B chromosome 5, HanXRQr2.0-SUNRISE, whole genome shotgun sequence genome:
- the LOC118492538 gene encoding cytochrome c-type biogenesis CcmH-like mitochondrial protein — protein sequence MENEEDPVKKQQIVDARARNVSHNVRCLECGSQSIEESQADIVVLLRKLIRDEIKLGKSNKDIYKKLEDEYGEMILYAPKFDWQTAASWLSPVSNQFNLFL from the exons ATGGAAAACGAAGAGGATCCTGTGAAGAAACAGCAGATTGTGGATGCGCGGGCAAGAAACGTCAGTCACAATGTCCGTTGCTTAGAGTGTGGTAGTCAGTCCATTGAAGAATCTCAAGCTGATATTGTTGTTCTCCTTAGGAAG CTTATTCGCGATGAAATCAAATTAGGAAAAAGCAACAAAGACATCTATAAAAAGCTTGAAGACGAGTATGGGGAGATGATACTTTACGCTCCAAAGTTTGACTGGCAGACTGCAGCCTCGTGGCTATCACCGGTCAGTAATCAGTTTAATTTGTTTTTGTAA